Proteins from a genomic interval of Pseudomonas sp. RC10:
- a CDS encoding efflux transporter outer membrane subunit — translation MRKQSINKPNVKAMWLLSTLMLAGCAQTPDYLKPEMVLPPSFKETSALPDPEAGEWKRAQPSEEVARGQWWKVFDDPLLDKLEEEAQLQNQNLLAAVARLKQARGFGQMANADRFPTLSGGIGPSRQRLSSETQPEAGGGLQQTFWRAQAGASYEVDLFGRVSASVAAANADTERGVALLRSVLLSVQADVAQHYFALRQLDAELEVFAGAVTLREQALALIEHRFAMGDIGELDVARAKAELATTRSDAMSAQRLRAVSEHRLALLLGKMPSQFSITAHPLKDIQVEVPASLPSSLLERRPDIAAAERTMAAANARIGMANAAFFPSLTLTAAAGFESGSLSNLFNWSSRTFLLGPLVGTALNMPLFDGGFRKGNLAVAKAVYEEDVARYREQVLLAFQEVEDNLSELRILREQAVEQARAVDASQRAATIARTQYDEGDVIYLSVLDAERTALQSRRSAIQLQGGRATATVNLIRALGGGWDAPGQTMAIAD, via the coding sequence ATGAGAAAACAGTCGATCAATAAACCGAACGTGAAGGCGATGTGGCTGTTGTCCACGCTGATGCTCGCAGGCTGCGCGCAAACCCCTGACTACCTGAAGCCTGAGATGGTGCTGCCCCCATCGTTCAAGGAAACGTCCGCATTGCCGGACCCTGAAGCGGGCGAGTGGAAGAGGGCGCAGCCTTCCGAGGAGGTCGCCAGGGGGCAGTGGTGGAAAGTCTTTGACGACCCGTTGCTGGATAAGTTGGAGGAAGAAGCGCAACTGCAAAATCAGAACCTGCTGGCCGCCGTGGCACGTCTCAAACAAGCCAGAGGTTTCGGTCAGATGGCCAATGCGGATCGGTTTCCCACCCTGAGCGGCGGGATAGGGCCCTCTCGGCAACGGCTGTCGTCCGAGACTCAACCCGAGGCAGGCGGTGGGCTGCAACAGACCTTCTGGCGCGCTCAGGCAGGGGCTTCGTACGAAGTCGACCTGTTTGGCCGTGTTTCCGCGTCGGTTGCAGCCGCCAATGCCGATACGGAGCGAGGGGTGGCCCTGCTTCGGTCCGTGTTGCTGAGTGTGCAGGCGGACGTGGCACAGCATTATTTTGCGTTGCGTCAACTGGATGCCGAGCTGGAAGTATTTGCCGGCGCCGTGACCTTGCGCGAGCAAGCGCTGGCACTTATCGAGCACCGGTTTGCGATGGGCGATATCGGCGAGCTGGATGTGGCTCGTGCCAAGGCGGAACTGGCGACCACGCGATCCGACGCGATGTCGGCCCAACGGCTGCGCGCTGTGTCGGAACATCGCTTGGCCCTGTTATTGGGAAAGATGCCTTCACAGTTCTCGATCACGGCTCACCCGCTTAAGGACATTCAGGTCGAGGTCCCTGCCAGCTTGCCCTCTTCACTGTTGGAGCGTCGCCCCGACATTGCAGCCGCTGAACGCACCATGGCCGCAGCCAACGCGCGCATCGGCATGGCCAACGCGGCGTTTTTCCCGTCGCTCACGTTGACGGCCGCCGCAGGCTTCGAGTCAGGTTCCTTGAGCAATCTGTTCAACTGGAGCAGCCGCACGTTCCTGCTGGGCCCATTGGTGGGGACGGCGTTGAACATGCCTCTGTTCGATGGCGGCTTTCGCAAGGGCAATCTTGCGGTGGCCAAAGCGGTCTACGAAGAAGACGTGGCGCGATATCGTGAGCAGGTGCTGCTGGCGTTCCAGGAGGTCGAGGACAATCTCTCGGAGCTGCGGATCTTGCGTGAGCAAGCGGTGGAGCAGGCCCGCGCGGTCGACGCTTCTCAGCGCGCGGCCACGATTGCGCGCACGCAATACGACGAAGGGGACGTCATCTACCTGTCGGTGCTCGACGCGGAGCGCACGGCGTTGCAGTCCAGGCGCAGTGCTATTCAGTTACAAGGAGGCCGGGCGACGGCGACGGTCAATCTGATCCGGGCCTTGGGCGGGGGCTGGGACGCGCCGGGACAGACCATGGCGATCGCCGATTAA
- a CDS encoding LysR family transcriptional regulator → MSKRSDLSLADIVTFTAVAQAGSFTRAAEALGTDKSNVGKAVQRLENRLGTQLFQRTTRAIRLTDDGETYLRGALIALDSFQEVEHALAIRRTEPVGRVRLNLPASFGRLLLPSFVALGERYPGLTLELAITDQVSDPVADGWDIVVRIGELPADSEMTVRKLCDTHFGIYAAPAYLTRKGPLDSVEQLTHHSAIIFKGRNGRLRPWTVLDGDQVKDIKPEPAIIMSDTQVMIDAMVQGLGVGQVLDRMAAPYVREGRLVHLLPGCDTPGMPIHALIPLGQKMSARTRLVLNHLSEHLRVG, encoded by the coding sequence ATGAGCAAGCGCAGTGATCTTTCACTCGCCGACATCGTGACGTTCACGGCAGTGGCTCAGGCCGGCAGTTTTACCCGGGCCGCCGAAGCGCTCGGCACGGACAAATCGAATGTGGGCAAAGCCGTGCAACGGCTGGAAAACCGCCTGGGCACGCAGCTGTTTCAACGCACCACGCGGGCGATACGCCTGACGGATGATGGAGAGACGTACCTGAGGGGCGCGTTGATCGCGCTGGACAGTTTTCAGGAAGTCGAGCATGCGTTGGCTATTCGAAGGACTGAACCGGTAGGCCGCGTGAGGCTCAATCTTCCGGCCAGTTTCGGGCGATTGTTGCTACCGTCTTTTGTTGCGCTGGGGGAGCGTTATCCGGGGCTGACTCTGGAGCTGGCGATCACCGACCAAGTGTCCGACCCGGTTGCCGACGGCTGGGACATCGTGGTCCGCATTGGTGAATTGCCCGCTGACAGTGAGATGACCGTGCGCAAGCTTTGCGACACGCATTTCGGGATTTACGCCGCTCCGGCATATCTGACGCGCAAGGGCCCACTCGATTCGGTTGAACAACTCACCCATCACTCGGCAATCATTTTCAAAGGCCGGAACGGCCGACTCAGGCCGTGGACCGTTCTGGATGGCGATCAGGTGAAAGACATCAAACCCGAGCCCGCCATCATCATGTCTGACACGCAAGTGATGATTGACGCGATGGTCCAGGGGCTTGGGGTGGGGCAAGTCCTCGACCGGATGGCCGCCCCCTACGTCCGGGAAGGGCGGCTGGTGCACCTGCTCCCGGGCTGCGACACGCCGGGAATGCCTATCCACGCGTTGATCCCTCTGGGGCAAAAGATGTCGGCGCGAACCCGGCTGGTGCTCAACCATTTGTCAGAGCATTTGCGGGTGGGCTGA
- a CDS encoding SDR family NAD(P)-dependent oxidoreductase, whose protein sequence is MSTQPAALIVGASRGLGLALAEEYLSRGWHVVATTRRPSEGLSDLEKRFGACLEIEQVDIVDLDAVQALHRRQQGRTLDVLFVNAGICKASALTPLQVPEKDYLDMLLTNALSPMRVIEIFHDRVKPNGVLAVMSSELGSITQSTGFWELYSSSKAALNMLMKSFHARHPHDSRALLLVAPGWVRTDMGTQSASLEVSESIPLVVDVVARNTGKPGLRFTDRHGTELPW, encoded by the coding sequence ATGAGCACTCAACCTGCTGCCTTGATCGTCGGGGCTTCACGCGGACTTGGCCTGGCCCTCGCAGAAGAATATCTGTCTCGGGGCTGGCACGTCGTCGCGACCACCCGTCGTCCATCTGAAGGCCTCAGCGACCTCGAAAAACGCTTCGGCGCTTGCCTCGAAATCGAACAGGTCGATATCGTGGATCTCGACGCCGTTCAGGCGCTGCATCGTCGTCAACAAGGTCGAACCCTGGACGTGTTGTTCGTCAACGCGGGTATCTGCAAAGCCAGTGCGCTGACGCCCCTGCAGGTGCCAGAAAAAGATTATCTGGACATGCTGTTGACCAACGCATTGAGCCCCATGCGCGTCATCGAGATCTTCCATGACCGCGTCAAACCCAACGGCGTCCTCGCGGTGATGTCCTCTGAATTGGGCAGCATCACGCAAAGTACCGGCTTCTGGGAGCTCTACAGCTCCAGCAAGGCAGCACTGAACATGCTGATGAAGAGCTTCCATGCGCGTCACCCACACGACAGCCGCGCACTTCTTCTGGTTGCCCCAGGCTGGGTTCGTACGGACATGGGCACCCAGAGCGCATCGTTAGAGGTGTCGGAGAGCATCCCTCTGGTCGTGGACGTCGTCGCCCGAAACACGGGGAAACCCGGCCTTCGCTTCACCGACCGCCACGGGACCGAGCTGCCCTGGTAA
- a CDS encoding LysR family transcriptional regulator, giving the protein MAIDETRFRNVDLNLMLTFSVLYRERSVTHTAMRLEVGQPAVSNSLAKLRLHFNDPLFIRAGRKMRPTSGADAIAAVLLPAMHSIESLLSPSCLTRRSRTPD; this is encoded by the coding sequence ATGGCGATCGACGAGACGCGTTTCCGGAATGTCGACCTGAATCTCATGCTCACCTTTTCAGTGCTCTACCGGGAGCGCAGCGTCACCCATACCGCGATGCGGCTAGAAGTTGGCCAGCCGGCGGTCAGTAACTCCCTGGCAAAACTGAGGTTGCATTTCAACGACCCACTGTTCATTCGCGCGGGCCGCAAGATGCGCCCCACCTCGGGCGCTGACGCGATTGCCGCCGTCCTCCTGCCCGCGATGCACAGCATCGAATCCCTGCTCTCCCCTTCGTGCCTGACAAGACGCTCACGAACACCTGACTGA
- the phnA gene encoding phosphonoacetate hydrolase — protein MTQTITVNSRDYRLPTTPTIVICVDGCEQEYINQAIQSGHAPFLAELANFGTVLTGDCVIPSFTNPNNLSIVTGAPPSVHGICGNFFFDLDTQEEVLMNDAKYLRAPTVLAEMAKAGQRVAVVTAKDKLRSLLGHRLEGICFSAEKADQVNLEEHGIEGIVERVGMPVPSVYSAQLSEFVFAAGLALLTKERPDFMYLSTTDYVQHKHAPGTPEANQFYAMMDSYFKRYHDEGAVVAITADHGMNAKTNAIGRPNILYLQDLLDAHFGSEEARVLLPITDPYVVHHGALGSFATVYVRNADRHEALSAFLSSIAGVEQVLTRAQACERFELPGDRIGDLVVVGERLTVLGTAADKHDLTGLTVPLRSHGGVSEQKVPLIFNRRLTGLVKKGRLRNFDIIDLALNHLA, from the coding sequence ATGACACAGACCATCACTGTCAATTCGCGAGATTATCGTCTGCCCACTACCCCAACTATCGTCATTTGCGTTGACGGGTGCGAGCAGGAATACATCAACCAAGCCATACAGTCCGGCCATGCTCCCTTTCTTGCCGAGTTGGCGAATTTCGGAACCGTATTGACGGGCGACTGCGTGATTCCGTCTTTCACGAATCCCAATAACTTGTCCATCGTGACGGGAGCACCGCCTTCGGTTCACGGGATCTGCGGCAATTTCTTCTTTGATCTGGACACTCAAGAAGAAGTGCTCATGAACGATGCCAAATACTTGCGTGCACCTACTGTACTGGCTGAGATGGCGAAGGCCGGTCAGCGAGTGGCAGTCGTGACGGCAAAAGACAAGTTACGCAGTCTTCTCGGACATCGCTTGGAAGGCATTTGTTTTTCGGCTGAAAAAGCCGACCAGGTCAACCTTGAGGAGCACGGCATCGAAGGCATTGTGGAGCGGGTTGGCATGCCGGTGCCTTCGGTCTATAGCGCACAACTTTCAGAGTTCGTATTTGCGGCGGGCCTCGCCCTCTTGACCAAAGAACGGCCGGACTTCATGTACCTTTCCACCACTGACTACGTGCAGCATAAGCACGCACCTGGAACACCCGAAGCGAATCAGTTCTACGCCATGATGGACAGTTATTTCAAACGCTATCACGACGAAGGTGCTGTCGTTGCCATCACTGCCGATCATGGGATGAATGCAAAGACCAACGCCATTGGGCGACCCAATATTTTGTATTTGCAAGACCTGCTCGATGCACATTTTGGATCTGAAGAAGCGCGAGTACTCCTGCCCATCACTGACCCTTATGTCGTCCACCACGGCGCGCTGGGATCGTTCGCCACCGTGTATGTCAGAAATGCCGACCGCCATGAAGCGTTGTCAGCGTTTCTGTCTTCCATCGCCGGGGTTGAGCAAGTGCTGACACGTGCCCAAGCCTGCGAACGATTTGAACTGCCTGGGGACCGGATTGGCGATCTGGTGGTCGTGGGAGAGCGCCTGACTGTGCTGGGGACCGCCGCCGACAAACACGATTTGACGGGATTGACTGTACCGCTTCGTTCCCACGGCGGCGTATCCGAGCAGAAAGTACCGTTGATCTTCAATCGCCGCCTGACGGGACTTGTCAAGAAAGGACGTCTGCGCAACTTCGACATCATCGACCTCGCCTTGAACCACCTTGCGTAA
- a CDS encoding LysR substrate-binding domain-containing protein — protein sequence MTDRWLEIKVFTRIAESGSFSRAAQELGLSQPSTSRIVTGLETRLGVKLLLRTTRNVALTDAGVAFLERARQAAADLEDAEDAARGIDSLRGTLRVAVPIVYGSRAIIPALPAFLARYPDLRVEITMRDERQNLVAAGVDVAIRMGTLEDSTFGARQLASVARVLVASPSYLASRGVPQTPEDLPFHDALLHEQSFPEKSTLKVCKAGIEQVVMLRGRLKVDAAPGILAAALAGLGIANVTTIMAAEALREGRLVQLLPDYDIEPLKAFAVFPSGPKPSAKVRALVTHLIASLAEGEPV from the coding sequence ATGACTGACCGTTGGCTGGAGATCAAGGTGTTCACGCGGATAGCCGAGTCCGGAAGTTTCTCCCGCGCCGCTCAGGAGCTTGGCCTGTCGCAGCCGTCCACCTCCCGTATCGTTACAGGCCTGGAGACTCGGCTGGGTGTGAAATTACTGTTGCGCACGACCCGTAACGTCGCACTCACTGACGCGGGCGTAGCGTTTCTGGAGAGGGCGCGTCAGGCGGCGGCTGACCTGGAAGACGCCGAAGATGCAGCGCGTGGAATCGACTCCCTCCGAGGCACCCTCCGAGTCGCAGTGCCTATTGTGTACGGCAGCCGTGCGATCATCCCCGCGTTGCCGGCGTTCCTGGCGCGCTACCCCGATCTGCGCGTCGAAATCACGATGCGGGACGAGCGGCAGAACCTGGTGGCCGCGGGTGTCGACGTGGCAATCCGCATGGGCACGCTTGAGGATTCCACGTTTGGCGCCCGCCAACTGGCTTCCGTGGCGCGGGTTTTGGTGGCATCGCCTTCCTACCTGGCCAGCAGAGGGGTGCCCCAAACGCCTGAAGATCTGCCGTTTCATGACGCACTTCTCCACGAACAAAGCTTTCCAGAGAAGAGCACATTGAAGGTGTGCAAAGCGGGCATCGAGCAGGTGGTGATGTTGCGCGGGAGACTCAAGGTCGATGCGGCGCCCGGTATTCTGGCGGCTGCACTGGCGGGCCTTGGCATCGCCAATGTCACCACGATCATGGCCGCAGAAGCGCTGCGCGAAGGCCGCCTCGTGCAGCTGTTGCCGGACTACGACATCGAGCCATTGAAGGCGTTTGCCGTCTTTCCTTCCGGCCCGAAACCCTCTGCCAAGGTGCGCGCACTGGTCACCCACCTCATCGCGTCCTTGGCGGAGGGCGAACCGGTTTAG
- a CDS encoding MFS transporter, with protein sequence MTIKTVDTLDYSASNRRATYDRYKWRALIGVTFCYLFYYTGRQTLGFAVPGLQHDYGLSKYEIGWISATMLWCYASGQFINGNLGDKLGGKRMMIAGVILSLAANWLFSFGHSFWFFMLAWGANGYFQSMGFAPGSRLLSNWWGHQHRGFVYGIYVGFSGFSSVLAFILPIIILGAMNLDWIWIFRLAPLTMLVGALVLWLFVSERPEDTVSEQAEGSLSSNLSVAPEEALSSADRYVMVLRNWKLYITGLAIGFQNAARYALVVWVPVHFLGLDWKTSSAVIDPKWITVALPIGMALGALSNSWISDTVFNGRRYLAIVSYMVLASITAIVMMFIPHGSLLAIALLFACGFFVFGPASSFWALCPDIFGRSAAGTATGVLNTASYVFAGIGEPIIGHLIDASGDTSIIFPIVAGLCSASAVLSLLIKR encoded by the coding sequence ATGACAATAAAAACCGTTGATACCCTGGACTATTCCGCTTCAAACCGCCGCGCAACTTACGACCGCTATAAATGGCGCGCCTTGATCGGCGTGACGTTCTGTTATTTGTTTTATTACACCGGGCGCCAGACATTGGGCTTCGCCGTGCCTGGCTTGCAGCATGATTATGGGTTGTCGAAGTACGAGATTGGCTGGATCAGTGCAACGATGTTGTGGTGCTACGCCAGCGGGCAATTTATCAACGGTAATCTGGGGGACAAACTGGGCGGGAAACGCATGATGATCGCCGGCGTTATTTTGTCGCTTGCGGCGAACTGGTTATTCAGTTTTGGTCACTCTTTCTGGTTTTTCATGCTGGCTTGGGGAGCCAATGGTTACTTTCAATCCATGGGCTTTGCGCCAGGCAGTCGATTGTTGTCCAACTGGTGGGGACATCAGCATCGCGGTTTTGTCTATGGCATCTATGTCGGCTTCTCAGGCTTCTCCTCTGTCCTCGCTTTTATATTGCCCATCATTATTTTGGGCGCGATGAACCTGGATTGGATCTGGATATTCAGACTGGCGCCGCTCACGATGTTAGTGGGCGCGCTGGTGCTGTGGCTGTTCGTCTCCGAACGTCCCGAAGATACGGTGTCAGAACAGGCCGAAGGCAGTCTTTCGAGCAACTTGTCCGTGGCACCGGAGGAAGCATTAAGCAGCGCCGACCGCTACGTCATGGTGTTGCGAAACTGGAAGCTCTACATCACGGGGTTGGCAATCGGCTTTCAGAATGCGGCGCGCTATGCATTGGTGGTCTGGGTGCCTGTCCACTTTCTGGGGCTTGACTGGAAAACGTCTTCAGCCGTCATCGACCCCAAATGGATAACGGTGGCGTTACCCATCGGCATGGCCCTGGGCGCGCTGTCCAATAGTTGGATTTCCGATACCGTGTTCAATGGGCGCCGCTATCTGGCAATCGTCTCCTACATGGTGCTCGCTTCAATAACCGCCATCGTCATGATGTTCATCCCCCATGGCAGCCTGTTGGCCATTGCGTTGTTGTTCGCGTGCGGTTTCTTCGTCTTTGGCCCTGCCTCTTCGTTCTGGGCGCTTTGTCCTGATATTTTCGGCCGAAGCGCCGCTGGAACGGCTACCGGGGTACTCAACACCGCATCCTATGTATTCGCTGGCATTGGTGAGCCGATCATCGGGCATCTGATCGATGCCAGTGGCGACACATCGATCATCTTTCCCATCGTGGCCGGGTTGTGCTCCGCGAGTGCGGTGTTGTCGCTTCTGATCAAACGCTAA
- a CDS encoding glutathione S-transferase family protein: MSIKIYGDPGSGSLRRVTTAAAIMNLDIERINIDLFKGESHTPEFLKLNPHGLTPVLQDGDTVIWEASAINLYLAEKTNAKLLGETPADRLQVLQWMFWAGEQWRVFSTLLFNEWAGATFMDKPKTDAIVELAMTNIRNAARVLDAHLATRNFIVGDALTLADIDIAAPFSQYTRTGAPFEAFPNMLRWQQRLLETVPAWAATRDEVEARMAGVLSPDT; encoded by the coding sequence ATGTCCATCAAAATCTACGGCGATCCTGGCTCCGGTAGCCTTCGCCGCGTGACCACCGCAGCCGCGATCATGAACCTCGACATCGAGCGTATTAATATCGACTTGTTCAAGGGGGAGAGTCATACCCCTGAATTTCTGAAGCTCAATCCGCACGGGCTCACGCCTGTCCTTCAGGACGGGGATACCGTCATCTGGGAAGCGTCGGCCATCAACCTCTACCTGGCCGAGAAAACAAACGCCAAACTGCTCGGAGAAACGCCGGCGGACAGGCTCCAGGTGCTGCAATGGATGTTCTGGGCAGGGGAACAGTGGCGGGTATTCTCCACGCTTCTGTTCAACGAGTGGGCAGGCGCGACGTTCATGGACAAACCAAAAACCGACGCCATCGTCGAATTGGCGATGACGAATATCCGTAATGCCGCACGTGTCCTGGACGCTCACCTCGCGACCCGGAATTTCATCGTCGGCGATGCCCTGACCCTGGCGGACATCGACATCGCAGCGCCCTTCTCGCAGTACACACGTACCGGCGCACCGTTCGAAGCATTTCCAAATATGCTGCGCTGGCAACAACGTCTGCTCGAAACCGTACCGGCCTGGGCTGCAACCCGTGACGAGGTAGAAGCCAGAATGGCGGGTGTGCTCAGTCCCGATACCTGA
- a CDS encoding DUF302 domain-containing protein, whose amino-acid sequence MHITEQPFQGTRVRLTSSRAVESVLHSLLEDIGHIPVNMEEITARHETWEAFRDHLQQLEGPSGFMLFGLVDHGAWTRKAGLSRRAVRVILGNPLIAITMLKHDSQAGLFAPVEMLLLEEPGNTSSLLYVKPSSLIVVDANPPLHEAAAVLDRKLAALADKVAGQ is encoded by the coding sequence ATGCACATCACCGAACAGCCGTTTCAGGGTACACGCGTACGATTGACGTCCTCTAGAGCGGTCGAGTCTGTGCTCCATTCGCTTCTTGAAGACATCGGCCACATTCCGGTGAATATGGAAGAAATAACCGCACGCCACGAGACGTGGGAGGCTTTTCGCGATCATCTGCAACAGCTCGAAGGGCCGAGTGGTTTCATGCTGTTCGGTCTTGTCGACCACGGCGCCTGGACGCGCAAGGCAGGGCTTTCCCGCCGAGCGGTCAGGGTGATTCTGGGTAATCCGTTGATCGCGATCACGATGCTCAAACACGACTCGCAAGCAGGACTGTTTGCTCCGGTCGAGATGTTGCTGCTCGAAGAGCCTGGCAATACCAGCAGTCTGCTCTATGTGAAGCCGTCGTCGCTGATAGTGGTGGACGCCAACCCGCCGCTTCACGAGGCCGCTGCCGTGCTGGACCGCAAGCTTGCGGCGCTCGCTGATAAAGTGGCCGGCCAGTAA
- a CDS encoding antibiotic biosynthesis monooxygenase family protein, giving the protein MLTQAINTIHIRSLPERSDELGKALLLAGENVKRLPGCVLYQVARSHFNPHLWIITGHWKSVYEMRASFHHPAGEYFISLIKLESVFSMEFNSYVIESFGRAV; this is encoded by the coding sequence ATGTTGACGCAGGCGATCAATACCATCCACATACGCTCGCTGCCCGAGCGAAGCGATGAGTTGGGCAAGGCCCTGCTGTTGGCAGGCGAGAACGTCAAACGGCTGCCAGGCTGCGTGCTGTATCAAGTCGCCCGAAGCCACTTCAATCCGCACTTATGGATCATCACCGGGCACTGGAAATCGGTGTACGAAATGCGGGCCTCGTTCCATCACCCTGCCGGTGAATACTTCATCTCGCTGATCAAACTCGAGAGCGTGTTTTCCATGGAGTTCAACAGTTATGTGATCGAATCCTTCGGACGTGCCGTCTGA